The genomic stretch AGCTAATATTAGATTAAATCAAATATAGGTTAGCCATTGAACCAGAAGATAAGTTAGGAAGATGTAATGGCATGGATGGAGAAAGGAATCAAGGAAAGATGCTTCCTTAAAGTCCTTGTCATTGTTAGCAATCCAGAGATCAACTACAGAAAGAAAAGTCTCAAATGAAAGTCTTTATCAATTGTGTTTCTCAGACttcccattttcttctttctgtgCCAGAAGTCAGTGCAGATTGGTCAATTACACCCTGAACTTGAAAAGTACATAATTACTAGCATCTCTCAAGTTGGATCAACACCTTGACTATACAGATCTGATGAAACTAGATCGAGACAGGCACGATGTGGTCTACAACCACCTTAAgatttgctctttttttctcccctctcaGAAAAATAACAGAGACGGCAAAGAGACAGCTCCACACGAATTTGCTACATCAAGTACTAGGTTTATTTTTAAGAGAAATTGGGAGATTTGGCATTTGCAGACATGCCATATCCTCAGCACCTTTAGCCTCAAGTGAAACACAAAACaaggaggaaagaagaagaagaagaagaagaagaagaagcaccttttttttttacctttctaTCATCACCACCATTCATCACCACCATCCATAGACAACTTGGGTACACGTGTTCTTGATCCACCTGAAGCTCTTCTTGAGGGACCCTTTCATCTTGCCCTCCACGGCGTAGGCCTTGTAGCCAGCGACCCTCGTCTTCCTCTGGAGCTCAGGGTCGCCGAAGGTCCAGCTCTTCGACGATGCAGATCCGACCCTGCTCTTGCTCTTCTTCAACTTCACCTCCTTGCCGGGCACGAACGTTGGCGGGttcgaggaggaagaagaagaagacccgGCAAAATTGGCACTGTAACTCCTCAGATCATGCATGCTGCTTGGGGCTGGCCTCCCTCCACCATAGTAGCTCTCCATCTGCATTCTCCCATCTCTGCATGACTTGGATCTGTATTCTTCCATTGACCACAACACAAACCCAAGaagcagaaagaagaaagaagaagaacccaCTGTGTGAAAAGTGTGAAAATTGGAGTTGGTATatatataagagagagagagagagaggacaaactagagagagagagttcttgggtgggttcttttctatttctctttgaCGGTGATATAATCAGAATGTATTGCCCTTTGAGTCACCCTACACATTTTTGGGTTATCGTAGAGCATTGGGAACTGCTCAATTCGAGCAGATGGCGTAGTGTGCTGCTTAACTTTTTTGAGCGTTGGGCATTTAAAGACACTTCAGGAGAGCAGTGGCATGCCGTGTATTACAACTGCATGAGCTTCCGCGACTCTGCTAATTTAACTAGTGGGGAacacgaaaaagaaagaaaaacaaaagggcaaaaaggaaaatacaagaagCTGCAGTTGGTTGGCCGCTATGTTTGAACGGGCATGGAGGGCCCAGTGACCAGCTTTGGATAATTAAAGCCAGCTTTGACCGCTTACTCAGATCTTGAAGGTGACACAGCGTGGAGAACCAACCAAACGTGCTTTGCTGATTCTTTATTTTGGTTATAGTATTAGTGCATCCTCATTCGCGACGATATAGATAAATTGAAAACGATTAGCGAACACGAGATGATTGGACTCGGTTGATTTTGCTGGAGGCAGATTGAGACCGTCGTGAATAGGCAGCGATTGTGTGCAGATGATCGAAATTCCTTTAGACTGATCACGAACCGATCAGATGGTGAGGGTTGCGGGGAGATATTTTTGCAGCTTGTGGTTGGGAGCGACTGGTGTGTTCTTGGTGGCAATTTGTTCGCTCAGGAATTGGGTTAATGAGCCTTCAATCATCTTGATTATGACAAATGGGTGGGTCCaaaaagcacaaaaagaaaGGCACGGTGGTTGAGCCAAAAGGGCCCTGCGGATTTGAACATTATGGCGATTATGATTGATGTTAGCTGAATCATCAACCCCTCGCGAAGAGAGCCTGTCGTTAAGAACTAAAAGAATaattttggcaaaagaaaaagagaatataCAACTCCACTGTAAGGCTCAGATCAAGACCTGACAATTGAAAACGATCCCATGCGTCTCGTCTCAACTCTCAGAATCCGGGAATCCATAGGATCTCCCTCAAATCACAAGATGCATCAACGAAGGATAAGTAGGATATCACAATGTACAAACGTTTCTCGTACCATCTCTTTTACATTTGCCACTATTTGAGAAAGAATATCATGTTATGATAGGTATCGGCACCTACTCATCCAGCTTCATGCGATTGTGCACAGCTAGACCAAATTCTCAATACTCAATTGCTTACTGATTCTATTCACTGATAATCATGACTTATTTCAAACTTTAGAGAGGACAGAATGCCGATTCGCTCGACTGAATCAAGTGAGAAACCCTTAGATTTGCTTTTAATCTGATTCCTTTCTAAGAGAAGAAAATACAATAATACAGTAGTCCAGACCAAAGAAAAACTAATGATGATGACGCAGCAGTTCGAAACCTGATTGACACTGGGATTTTTCTGTGAGACATTAATATGAACAAGAATCTGATCTAGCTGTGCACAAACGCATGAAGCCAGAAATCACTAAATCCTAAGTTATCTTACTTCCAAAAAAGGGGACAAGGGAATGAATAAAGTACCCTTTCGACGAGAGAATATAATAATCAAATAGCATGCGTTGCCTGAGAAATGAAAAGAGAGATAAAGGACCAGGCCATGCCACATTACCACTATCACACACAACATCAAAAAGTAAAGCTGTCACCAGAATGAAAAGACCATGCTTAGACCAACTAATGACTTTGTCCATAACCTTGAAGGAAAAGCATAATACAAAACCCTCCCTACAACAAAACTTGAAGCAGTATTGCAATTGCACCAGGAGAATAATGATTTAATCAACAGATCCCTTTGGACATCAATAACTTAGGAAACTACTTTTTGAGGAACCAAAACAGAATGCTGTTAATACCTCGAGAATAACAAAAATCCCTCCGCCTAGACCAATAAGAAAAACTCATCAAAGAAGATCAGCAACATTGGACGGTAGCTCCTCGATCACCACATTGTAAAATTTCTGAATATCAAATAGCATTCTCTCATCATCTCTGGTCACAAAATTAATCGCCACACCCTTTCTTCCAAAACGACCACTTCGTCCTATACGATGGAGGTAATTTTCTGGTTGAGTCGGCAAATCATAGTTTATAACAAGCGAGACCTGCTGCACATCAATACCACGAGCCAGGAGGTCAGTGGTGATAAGAACCCTAGAAGATCCAGAACGGAATTCACGCATAATAATATCCCTGGTGTTCTGGTCCATGTCACCATGAGTTGCAGAGACTGTGTGGTCTCGGCTTCGCATCTTATCAGTGAGCCAGTCAACCTTCCGCCTGGTGTTCACAAAGATAACACTTTGGGTGATGGCCAATGTCTCATAGAGATCGCACAGAGTTTCAAGCTTCCATTCTTCTTTCTCAACATTGACGTGGAACTGCTTGATACCCTCAAGGGTGAGCTCATCACGCTTAACCAAAATCCTCACaggtttattcataaacttcctTGTGATCTCGAGAGCTTCTGGCGGCATAGTAGCCGAGAACACTCCAACCTGAATCTTAGATGGCAGGAGCTGGAAAATGTCATAGATCTGCAAATGAGAAAATGCCACCGGTCAATAATGTCCTTGAAGTAGGCTCATTAACATCAGGAGGTGAACACCAACCAGTTCAAGTTAACAGGGACCCAATGCTCACACGATGCAATAAAAACATCTAGAATTTAACAATCATGGGATGATTCGACagatttgacaaaaattaacaaaaaggcACTGCATTCATACCTAGCATCAAGAGAGGTCTCAAATACACCAGCCTTCTTTGTGGCCTTGTGGTTGGGCTTCAGCAACCCAACCTTCAAGGTCACAGGAACAAAGGCATgggtttgtgtgtgtgtgtgtgcgtgtgtgtgtgtgtgtgtgtgtgttgagagagagagagagagagagagagagagagaacagaagtAAATCAACCAAGTCATGAATACATTTTCAGAACACAAATTTCTGCCCTGAAATTACATGAATGACGCTTCTATAGCATCAATGACCGAGTAATCTATTATTGCCAGATTGagaattttctttcttgcatGATATCAATATAACATCTACAATATCCACCGCAaaatgctctctttttttttttcccgcagGTACGAGAAATTGTTCAACCTGGACACAGGAATTCAGGAAAATCTCAGTTTCATTGCATTTGCTCAAGCTCTAAAATAATCATAATAAATCAGCAAAGAATACTGAGTCGAGGAAGGAAAGAAACCTGATCCTTGAAACCTCGTGAAAGCATCTCGTCAGCCTCATCCAACACAAACATTTTGATGCAGTCTGGACGCAATGCTTGCCTTCGCAGCATGTCAAAAACACGACCAGGGGTGCCAACAACAACATGAACACCACTTTGAAGAATGCGTTGATCCTCGCGAACGCTTGTTCCACCCACACAAGCATGAACCTTCACACAAAGATAATCACCAAGGGCCCGCATGACCTTTTCAATTTGTTGTGCCAGTTCCCTGGTTGGTGCCAACACCAATGCCTGGCACTGGACTAGACCATAATCAAGTTGCTGCAGGATTCCAGAGCAGAAAGTTGCTGTCTTCCCAGTTCCTGATTGAGCCTGCTGAATCACATCAAGACCCTTGCAGAAAGGAACAATTCCTCTTTGCTGGATTGCAGAAGGCTTCTCAAAACCTTCACATTAAATTGAGTAGCATTTACAACAACTTTCAATTGATATTGTCTAACTAGACAGCAAGTTAGGTTGCCACTCTATTTAAACTCCATTGTAGAATTTAGGCACTTATGTGATCACAAAAGTCTACGAATCTACAGGGAAAACCTAGGCCACTGGATATATGTATGTGTTTGTATGTAAGCATGTTTTCAATTAGTAAATAACCAATCCGGTAAAATTGCAACTTGGGACATCCCCAACTATAACAGTTCTCCAGTTAAACAATCTTTTTAATCAGCAGTGCCACATAGGAGGCAAAcagtaaacaaagaaaaaagatccTGGAAGGTACCATAAGCATAAATGCCTCTCAAAAGGTTTTCCTGCAAACCCATTGCATCAAAACTATCATAAACTTCATCATACGAGGTGAAGAACTCCCCTCCATCAACAGACCTACAATCCATCAAGAGATTATAGTGTTATCTCCTTTGAGCCAGGAACGACACATTTTGGTACACATTTAACAAAGTCATAATACCAGAGCTACGAAATAGAAGAAAACTACTTACAATTCACTCATCTTTGCATCATACTGACGGGGATCAAATTGCGAACCTTCTGGTGCCAGTCCTGCCATACTGGATGGAAAGGACAGTATGTTCAATATCAAGATATCAATTGCGTGACTGCATGGATGCATGTGTGtcgcacgagagagagagagagagagagagttctatCCGCACAAGAGACATTTTTTCCAATGCAGAAAAATGTTACAGAAAAGCCAAACTTGCAGACCACTAGGACAGGGCTACAAGCATTAAATTCTGTTTCAATTTCCGAAGAAGAACTATAAAGGGCGGCTGGTTATCTGAAATATCAGGAAAGACTCCTTGAGCACCAGTAACCACAGCGCCCACTTCTCCAGAGTTACAGAAGACACCGGAAGTCTAGCTAAGAAACGATATAATTAAAAGTACACACCATAGAGACTCTTGAATGAATATCAAGGAGCAGGGAAAAACAAACGCAAACATAGGGCAGAAGAAGTAGGTCTTTGCAAAGCAAACGGCTTGACATGGCGAACATGGTTTCATCAAAATATTCTCCAACCAACGCTAGCCTCACATCAATGAGCATAGCAGCAGCTAACACACCGCACAAAAACTATTAATGGCTGTAgaagaaaaacttcaaactccACATCGAGCACATACCACGCACGAAAACTACTACTCGCTGTCCAAGAAAAACTTCCAAATGACGACTGAAAGAAAACAAACTTTTGAATCAGTCTGCGTTTGGAACACCAAAAACCGACGTCAAGCTACAACAACAAAATTGTTCAAACGAAAAACAAGCCATTATACGCATGAGTTCGCCAGCGATGCTATAAAACAATGACAACAACAAACGAAGAAAGAGGACGATCTGGAAACTGTCAGCGAACAACACTATTAATCTCCTTCCAACGAACTATCTTACAACTACAGAGAACAcagaaaaagaagcaaacaaAACGACCTccacaaaagggcaaaaaaaaaaacggcgaAACAAGCTGGGAAGAGGCAGAGCCAGCAGCCTCAGATCCGATACAGTGTCCGCCAAGACAAAGCGACATCAACCAACAACAGACAAAGCCATCGAGCAATCCGAAAAACCCAAACGTTCGCAGCATGTTTAGCCATCAGATCAAACGACCACACACTCCATATTAAgactagagaaagagagacaggcAAGAACCTGATGGGAGAAGACGAGAATGCAagtcgatcgagagagagagagaggagctaaAAAGGAGGCTGATTTGGGAGTTGAAGAGGCGAACTAGGGTTTTTCCCAAGCTCCTCGGATCTGCGCCGCGGAGCTCCAACACAGCGCGAGGGAGCGCCCCTTCCAATTTATACTTCCCTTTGGAAGCCCACGGCTCTtaggttttctctctctctctctcttcaagccCCCACACAAAGAGCTAAATTTCCCATCTTGCCCTTTCTTCAACCGGGTAATTCCTCTCTCTCATTcgcatttttccatttttttttttaattatttggcgAAGTTTAAACAAACCATATCCACATTTTCcacataattaattaatttgcaaTCTCGCACTTTTTGAAATAAACGAATCAAGAAAACCTGATCCATCAAGAGATCTATCTAAAATATCGAGAGATTAACATGTATAATTAGTCTTAAAATTCGTCATaaatcaatattttttaatgCCATTGAAAATGCAACTCTACTTCTTTTTAATAGGTAATTTCTTTGGGAATTAGTAGGAGCCGCCCCCAATTCCCTTTGagtaaatttcctaaaaatagagACGCGCTTTCGCTTTCGTCGGAAAGAGGGAAGATAAAATTCGCTCTCTATGAAGAGTCCCTCAGCGCCTCTGGAGTTTCGAACCCTCGACCCTGCCGCTCTCTCCTTCCTTCCATCGCCTCTTGGCCTTCTTCCCTCCTTCACTCCACCCCCCAATTCCCGCCAAAATCACGCACCCCTCTGCAACGACCCAACGGTCgtcatcgtctctctctcttttgctctGTCTCCCCCATGGACTCGATCGTGTCGTCGGCCCTCGAAGAAATCTGCAGGCGGGGCAAGAGCGGCGTCGCCCTCGCCTCTCTCTGGAACGACCTCGTGCCAGCTCTCGCCTCCGCCGGCCTCGAGCTCGAGCCGGGGCTCAAGAGCGCCCTGTGGCTCAATCTCCTCGACGTTCCGGAGCTCCAATTCCGGTACTGTAGAGGCGAGAAGGACGCGTTTTGCAGTTCCACCGATCGCTCGATACAGCACGTCGAGGACGCGGAGGAGCTGGGTTTGAAGATCGTAGGCAGCGATGGTCTCAGAGGATGCTTCCTTGGCCTCTACGACGATCACCTCGCGGACTCAGAGGTCTCCAAGTCTCAGCGGAAAGCTCTCGAGCTCCTCGCCCTCGCTAGGTTCACTCTTAACTCCGCGACTTTTCTTGCTTTAGGGAAATTCCGTTGTAGCAAGAAGGCCTCATCTTGATTTAAGATGGAATCGTGTCACTTGACTATCGAAATTTCATGTTCCTAGCTAGGTTGTTTAAAGATCGTCATTAATCGGCTAGATAGTGAAAGCTGCGGATTTGAGATGATAACTTGCTAACGGTGTATACCTGCAGAACAGCCGGAATCGCACAGAGTGAGCTTTCTAAGGTGCTTGGAATCGAGGCTAACAACTTCGCCTATGAACTGAAGTCCCTCGAGTCTCGAAAGCTGATCACTCGGCAACCGGCGATCCTCAGAACGGGAAAAGCTCGCTGTCCAGGGGACTCTTGCAAAGTGGTTTCTACAAACTTAGTGTTTATGTCTCGCTATTCGAAGCATCTAGGGTCTCGAGGGAAGTTCGAGGTTTCGAGACAAGAGAAGAGATTGGATATTCCCACGAGTGTCGATGGGAATTCTACCGGCGAAGACGGTTTTGCTAGTGAGGGTGTTGAGGAGGAGGTGCTCGTAAAGGATTACCTACCTGCGATGAGATTAGTCTGCGAAAGACTTGAAAAAGCCGATGGCACGGTACATTAGCAAGGTTCACAAAGGTTGAGTCTGCAGAGTAATTTGGCTTACACATACTGATTTGGTTAGCCATTGTTTTCTTCTAGGTTCTTGCTGTAAAGGATATTAAGAAGGAACTTGGCTTTGTTGGATCATCTTCAGCACATAAAGCCTGGACAACTGTAGGTTATTGACATTTATACCTGCAGTTTCGCCCCTCAGTTTGCAAACTCTCTTTAAACAGAGTCTCCTCAAGTAAATAATACTTCTTTTCCTGGATGAAATTTGGTTCAGATTCGTCGGATGTTGGAGGATGCTGGCTTCGTGAAGGAACAAGCCAGAGTTGGAGACAAGGCAAGTGTAAAAAGTATCGCGGCATATGTTTTCCTTTCACTTGTTTGAATCCAGCATGTCTTAGATTCCACTTATTCTTTAACTTCTGTGGTGACTGATGGCTGTATTGTCATCACCTCCGAAGTATTTCACTCATAGTTAATCTTCTGAACCATGTCCTCTGATGCTCTAATCTGCATTGTCATTGTAAATCTCAAGCTTTGAACATCATGTCGGAGAAGAGATGAGAACAAGCAAAACAACAATGATCCGACGTATACCTTTTTGCTTGATCCTTCGCTTTGAGCCTGTCAATTAGCTTGCCTAATGCTAATAGGCAGATAACAGAAAAAATTATCATCTGAACTTATTCCAGATGCAAACACCACGTACGACATTAAGTGCATCCTGATCAGTGGCTTGGGATCTCTCTGTTTGACAGGATGAAAATTGCTTGCAACTGGTGAAAAACTTCTATCCAAATGCCTTTGTATCTGGAGCTGAAGACATTGATAATGAGCATCAAGTAACATATGGAAGGAAAAATCATCACAATGAGATTGTCATGGAGCTTCCTGTGCAGCAGCAAATATACCACATGGTTGCTGATTCTGGGTCTAAAGGTGTGACTTCGATGGAGGCAAGTTCGCTCTACTTACGTATTAGTCTGCAACAAGCCTCTTACTTCACTCACATAAGTAATTTTCTTGCATATACTTCTCAAATCTATGGTCTGTAGAGTTAATTTCTTTCTTACTCTAGAAGAGTCTATAAACTTGTCGTGGAAgaacaatcaagtcctaaaacttttaaatggTGCAAATAGGTTGTATAAAACTTGTCCATTTAGTACAATCatacttttcttattttgtccAATATAAGTGAcgtaaaatatttaattaaaaaatatattagaaattgtccacgtcagtgCCGGTGACCCACGTCAGTTCCGGCAGgtgaaatggactgaattgacataattgcaaaaagtttaggactcaattggtaaaaaagaaaaaagtttatgactgaattggcacaattgcagtaggtttaggactttttgggtaattctcCCACTAATATAGGTACAAGCACTGTGGTTTTCAACTGAAATGATTTCAATATTAACCGCCGCTTAGTTGATTGTGAAGATTGTGTAATTAATACTTGGGCCGATATTATTAACCAAGCTAAACTTGGTGTGAAAGTTATAGATGAACATGATGCTTATAACTTCCTTTTAAACCGAGTTGCTGTCGAAGTGCCATTTATAAATCTATGACACTTTGGTTTTAGTATAAGTGAAGAGAGTCACATATATGAAAGTACAGGAGCACTAGCCAACAGTCTTAATAGAATAAGAAATTGGTTATTGCACCATGGTTTACTAAGACCTCACTAGCTTTGGTAAGTTTGACTCGAAGAAAGATGAAACAAGGACAGAATCACTTGGCCTTAGTATTggtttattctaatttttttacatATACATAATTTATGCTCACCCATATTTCTTAATTCTATCCATAACATTTGTACACTACCCTGCCATCCACTGACTATTTCACAGGTTCAAAAGAGGCTTGGAACTAGGCTTTCGCGTTGGTTCTCGAAAAACTACACTAGGCTTGGGATGGATAGGGAGAAAGTAGGGGTTGTTAGGGACGAAGGAAGTAATTCAAAAGCAGTTGCCTATCGGTATCGGATCCTTGGTAATCTCAATCTTACACAGTCGGTTGGACTTCCAAGTGAAAGCCGGTGTCTCCCAGTACAGGCTGACAACCAAGCTTCTAATGTAGACTTATCTGACATAGGAGGAGTGACCTTAAGTGATTCTTCGACCGCCCAATGTAATGGTGCTGCTGAGGAGAGTGTCCTGTTTAACCCAGAAGAGTTGCATCTAGAGCAAATGAAGTGTTTTCCTGATGAAGATGGTTATCCTGGACAAACACAGACGGAAGCAAATATTATTCAGGCAGCTCTGTCCTCGCCAGTTACATCATTAACTACCAATGAAATTCGAAGACGACAGAAGATATTGGATCGACTCCAGGTACCTGCATAATTTATAGCAACTCTGGAGGCAGAGAATGCTGCTGAATTTACTACAAGTTCCAGTGCTGAAGAATTATTGcttgctactttttttttctgcaggATGAGAAGTTCATTTTGAAACGTGAGCTGTATGGTTGGCTTGTGAATCTTGAGAAGGAAAGGGGTATGACCATGTGCAGGAAAACCATGgacaaaattctaaagaaactTGAGCAGCAAGGGCTCTGCAAACGTGTACATACGAATGATAATCCTAGCTGTAGTCGTAGTGCTGAAGTGGTCTTGCACCCATCTGTATCCATCGAAAGTATCTCTGCAGAACTTCAAGAAAAAATCAGGTCCTTGAAACCGCCAAAACGAGGCCCGGTCAAGACTCTGGATACCATGTGTCCAGATCCTCAACCTCCCAGACCAGAAGCCACACAAGCTGATGGGTCCACTCTTGGTAAAATGGTCGGTGCAAAGTCAACCTTACAGCAGGTTAGATTAAATAAGTGACAGAAGTGACTGGGGTCCTATTTTTTAGGGGTAACTGAGGAATGACTTTTTTGAAGCATTCACCTCATATATGTGTTCCATATTAActtctttctgtttttgtcATTTGGGAATTGGGATTACTGATATATGTTTGCGCGACTACTTGTAGGCAATACAAGTTTATTATCAGGAGCATGAACAAGAGCACCATAAGTATCAAGGCGACATTCTCACTGATCAGGAGACTAGAGTAGAAGAAACACATGCTACAGCAACTCACATAAGAAAGAGATTTCAAGAAGCTATATTGCGGGAGTGCACAGAACTTGATATAGGAGGATGTATGAGGAGACGTAGTCCTGCCAGACAGCTCGATAGAGCCGAACAATTCAGGGAAGGAGAAGCTGTATCAATAGCTTCTTCCAGACTGCACGATAGTAATTTGCAGGTTTATGACAAAGCAGGGGATCATCCAGCAGATATTGAAGAGTCTGAGcctaaaaaaagcaaagtgtgtACTATGTCCATTAACAGGAATGCGTCTTCAGCTATGAACCCAATATTTCGAAGAAGGTTTACATGGACAGATGAAGCGGATAGGTATGTAACATGTTACACAATCTGGACAAGTTAAGGGTTTTACATCGTTCTACCTTGTCAACTCCAAGCTTCAGTACTTCTGTTTGTCTTTCTGTAAAGAAGATACATGACTCCTTTATACTATGCATGGTGTCCATTGTGTTTTGGTTGTTGACTATTCCTTAATCTTTCTCAGGAAGTTGGTAATCCAGTACACAAGGATCCGTGCAGTAAAAGGTGGAAAGTTTCAACGCGTAGATTGGAATCAACTCCCTGATCTTCCAGCACCCCAAAAATGCTGCCGAAGAAGAATTTCCTTGCTTAAAAAGAACTTCACCTTCAGAAAAAACTTGATGGGTCTCTGCAACATTTTAAGCAAACGGTTTCTAAAGCACCTTGGAGAAAAGCGGGAGGGCTTACATAACAATAACAGCAAAGTTGTGATGAAGGATTTATCAAAGGAAGGTCTCAACATAGGTTCATCAAATAATTCTGAAAGCACCTCAGAGGTCAGTTCTCATAATGGAGAATGGGACAACTTCGATGACAAAACTATAAAGGCAGCCCTCGAGAAGGTTCTCCAGTATAAGCGCAGAGCCACATTGGAGGAACACCATGATGATTGTATATACAATGAAGAAAATGTAATCAATGACTCGATCATAATGCCATGACTGAAATATACTGTATATTTTGTAATGATATTAAGCTTTTCTGAAATTTTAGTGCTTCTGCAGGATTCCCTGCCCTCTGATATGGTCCTTTCAGACAAATGCATTGAAGATATTAATCACCAT from Rhodamnia argentea isolate NSW1041297 chromosome 2, ASM2092103v1, whole genome shotgun sequence encodes the following:
- the LOC115737322 gene encoding uncharacterized protein LOC115737322 isoform X3, translated to MDSIVSSALEEICRRGKSGVALASLWNDLVPALASAGLELEPGLKSALWLNLLDVPELQFRYCRGEKDAFCSSTDRSIQHVEDAEELGLKIVGSDGLRGCFLGLYDDHLADSEVSKSQRKALELLALARTAGIAQSELSKVLGIEANNFAYELKSLESRKLITRQPAILRTGKARCPGDSCKVVSTNLVFMSRYSKHLGSRGKFEVSRQEKRLDIPTSVDGNSTGEDGFASEGVEEEVLVKDYLPAMRLVCERLEKADGTVLAVKDIKKELGFVGSSSAHKAWTTIRRMLEDAGFVKEQARVGDKDENCLQLVKNFYPNAFVSGAEDIDNEHQVTYGRKNHHNEIVMELPVQQQIYHMVADSGSKGVTSMEVQKRLGTRLSRWFSKNYTRLGMDREKVGVVRDEGSNSKAVAYRYRILGGVTLSDSSTAQCNGAAEESVLFNPEELHLEQMKCFPDEDGYPGQTQTEANIIQAALSSPVTSLTTNEIRRRQKILDRLQDEKFILKRELYGWLVNLEKERGMTMCRKTMDKILKKLEQQGLCKRVHTNDNPSCSRSAEVVLHPSVSIESISAELQEKIRSLKPPKRGPVKTLDTMCPDPQPPRPEATQADGSTLGKMVGAKSTLQQAIQVYYQEHEQEHHKYQGDILTDQETRVEETHATATHIRKRFQEAILRECTELDIGGCMRRRSPARQLDRAEQFREGEAVSIASSRLHDSNLQVYDKAGDHPADIEESEPKKSKVCTMSINRNASSAMNPIFRRRFTWTDEADRKLVIQYTRIRAVKGGKFQRVDWNQLPDLPAPQKCCRRRISLLKKNFTFRKNLMGLCNILSKRFLKHLGEKREGLHNNNSKVVMKDLSKEGLNIGSSNNSESTSEVSSHNGEWDNFDDKTIKAALEKVLQYKRRATLEEHHDDCIYNEENDSLPSDMVLSDKCIEDINHHTLGRYKDSVDQSNSCHLHKKHTKLSNNRRKVSRKVHRSVAVSNAVELLKLVLLSPLREDGVLNQSAELLRQFSNDELFAAFSYLSEKKFMILRNGDQPLLSHTFLENISKSQFHPGTGQQAAEFSRRLRERLKDLIQGQVFLDRELQCGELFHLFGLVALGKLNISVSMPEEGVGEAEDFRSLKRKSAGDEFPDCGKAKRPKSIATDVLENRREKGFPGIRVLVEPASISGANVLTLLEDGDLLAAETRLPQETNNKAVADQFNNTWFPPGCDYKVVQELDDVVPMTRKSDESSWDAMTWYAGYLMLTPSDGKQATYLTPDIFRAVYSSLKRSGEQGLTAKEVSHIIEMPDEAMPEIVMDVLQAFGLAIKVNGYDSTRLTDALYCSKYSLPSRAVSGGDCRELSWMKSQERSDDCTVPHPKDNNHDVGCLNSERVAHRDTDGTPITTITDCHKDVGASTNTVPSSSARSLLDTFVVPVEDSKEATSISFSYDDTYKPILPWLNIDGTVNEIVFNGLICNILGFVMQNPGTTEDNIIRHVDILNPQSCRKLLDLMILDKNLIVRKMHQATSRGGAPPILRSILGNRFRDSKSIVRDHFFANPTSTAVL